TAACTTCGACATTCTGGAAGAGCGTAAAATTTTTAATGCGATTTTATCGATCATAGCTGTATCTGCTTCCCATCGTTAATCGCTGCCAATAGCGCTTTTTTGTATTCTTCCAAGTACAGCTCAACATCCTGCTCACTGGCCAGCCAGGGCTTGTGGAAATCCACTTTGACGTTTCTGGCCGCTATGGCCTGTGGTGGCCAAGGAGTAACGGAGGGTTCTTCTACACCAAACGGATCAACTGTAGGCTCTTCGCCGTCATCACCAGCAGGTACTGGCTGCTTTGCCGTAGAGGGAGTTGCTTTGGCCAGTTCCGTTTTGGGCTGGAGTGTAGGCTGACTCCAGGTCATTAACTGCTGTACCAGTTTCGAGTAGTCCTGCTCTTCAAAATCGCTCACTTGAACTCTAAGCTTGTCGATCCGGTCCCGGTCATTGAGCTTGGCAATGGCACTGTCGAATCTGGATACCAGTTGGTTTTGCTTGTCTTGCTCCAACGCTTTGTATTCATTAAAGCCGGTGAGTTTGTCTTTTAACGATTCAATGCTGCCAATAGCGACTTCGCGCTCTTTGATCAACAAAACATTTAGAGCTCTATCTAGATTCTCGACATGGCCTTTAAGCTTTTGGATAGCAGCGCCTTTATAGATATCAGGACTGACTAAGGCATCGGCTATCTGCTGATGATCATCACCCTCTACATATTCCAGATTGTCCTTTTGCGCTGCCAATAGTTGCTTGGCCTCATCAAAGCTGACCTTTTGTGGGCCTCGCATAAACTTGAGAATGGGGTCTATGGTTTTCTCTTTGAAATCGAACCACTTGTCTTCATCGCTGGTCAGCTCTGACATAAACCAGGTATAGGGCTTGTCTTTAAGTCCTTCTAACTCAGCTAATATAGGAGACAGTGCGCGAACAAATGGATATTGCTCAGACTGAGCTAGGCACTTACCCAGAGTATTGGCCTGCGCGACAAAGCCTTCCTGTACCTCTTTGGCTAGGGCTTTCACTTCAGTAGCGTGGGCCACTTTGTCGAAGTAGTCATTGTAGAATTCTTTAACTTTACGGATCTGCGACTGGCTAAACTCCACTTGTGGGTCGAGTATCAAGCTGCCATGTGAGGCGGTATTCTTTAAGGCTCTGGCTAACTCGGCGTCATCCAACAGGTTGGTAGATTCACGTATCTCGACCTTGGCGCGACCACAGAGATGAGCTAATGTGCAAAGTACAGCTGCAAATGACCAGCCATAGGGCTTGCTCTCAAATTTCTCTAACAGTGATTTAACGGTAGTTCTGATACCGCCACGGTTATTGCTTTGAATAAAAGACAGCATTTCTTGCTGAGCTTCTGGTAGTTGGGTCTCATCACCAAACAGACCCTGCTCAGCTTGGGTGAGAATATCAGCGATGTTGTTTTCGCTATAGCTGTGATCCCGCAACATTTTTAGATTCGGGTAGGTGTGCTTGATCAGTTCACCAAAGGCTCTGATCATTTTGCCTTGGCCATCTTCACCACCTAGCTCAAGGTCGTGGCCTGCCACGTAATATTTTGCGGTGCCTATTAATTTACATATAAGGGTTCTTAAATTATCTAGCCGAACTGCATTGTAGCTACGCTTCTCGGCAATGATCCGTTTAATAGAGTCCTGCTGTGTGGTACGGGTAGCGTGTTCGGCATATTTTTCTGTTTGCTTGTAGAGAATCAGGTCCTTGACCAGGCGCTCGTTATCAGCCATGACGATTCTGACTTCGTGGGCATAAACGGTATCAGTTTTGTGTTTCTCTAGCTGATCAGACAGGTCGTGAAACGGCGAGATAACATTGATGGCTAACTCATGTTCGCGACCAGAGAGGTTGTCATCCAGTTTGCGACTGAAGTTATAGTCCTGATTGTTTTCATCCCAGCGAATTTTTCGGGTTTTGAGTACGCCATCGTAGATCAGCTTTTCCAGCTCGCTAGTGACAACACTGTTATCGACTTCGGTGTTTTTGATCTCTTGCTCGATGTCTTGCTCTTCGTCGGTGAGGTATTCGTAGAGCTCGCCGTTACGCTGAATGTAGGTTTCTTTCTCCAGCAGGTTTAAAGCTTCTTCGATCTCAAGCTTCAGCGAAGGAATATCCCGCTCAAAGCTGTCGTGCATCAACACACAGAGGTTGCGCACACTGGGTTTAAATTCCTTGACGTATTTCACCAAGAACAAGGCTTTCAGCAAGCGTACAGCGAACTGATTATCAAGGTGTTTCTCGGCCTTGATAATGGATTGCTGTATGGCTGTTTTCAGTGCGGTGCGGATGCCTTCAAACATCAGGTCGAAGGTGGCCAGCTCGCCAAGCTGATGGCCTTTAATCGCTATGGCGACCTGCTGGAATACGCCTAGCATGGAGCGCTCACCGACAGAACTGTGTTTACCTTCAAAGGCGCTATGAACGGACAGGTTCTGAATGGCCGACTGGAACAGAGTGAACTGGTAGGGAATAAATGGGTAACTCTGGATAAAGTGTTCCCTGTCCCGATAGTTTCTGTAAGTCTGGGAACCATCGGCAAAATCAAACAGGGTTTTAAAGTTATTCTCTTGGCTATGGAACAGCTCAGATAGATTGGGAACGAATTCTTCTTTTTTCTCCAGCAGGCGACGCTGAATCACTTCAGCGACATCCTGACTGGTGAGCTTCATGCGGTTTTTGAAACGGGCCTGAATTTTGGTGAAATCATTCTCGTTCTTCTGGCTGACTTCGCCCAGTACCGATGACATATCTTCCTGAGCCGTAACAATCACCCAGGCCTGACCTTTACATTTGGTAGCCAGGCTTTCAGCGACGGTTTGCAGGTTAGTCATCAACTTGGTGTTACCGGCGATGTATTGACCCACCTCATCAATAAAGAAGTTTAAGCGGAAACCTTCTTCCTGCTTTGAAATATAGGCTTGAACCTGCTCGGCAAAGTCTTCAATCGACAGGCGATAATCAGAACGGTATTTGTCCAGAATACCGCTTACCGCTTGCCCCGATACTTCGGTATAGGCTTTATCGACCGCATCGGCCATGCGCTTGGCACGGGCTCGGCCCTTCTCCCAAGTCATACCGCTAGTAGCTTCAAAAGCTTTTGAGAAAGCATCCAGCTGATCATCACCGGCTAACTCACGCTCGAACTGGGCGATGTAAGCCTGTTTGCCATAGTAGCCACAGTGCTCATCGAAGACTTTAACAAATACGGCAATCAAAGCATCCATTTCTGTTTTGCTGATGACATCGGCCTTTTGATCGATATTAAACAGGATGCTTTCAGAAGGGATGGCAACAGCACGCTTAAGATCACTGGCAAACATACCGCCTTCGTTGAGTGGGCGTTTCTCCAGGAATATTTCCAGCGGGGTAATGTCCTCGATGGGGCTGTTTTCTAATAACAGGGCGAGCATCTTCAGCAGGTGGGATTTGCCCGAGCCAAAAAAGCCTGAGACCCAGACACCGTTGGCCCCTTGGTAATTCAGGTAGGCATCCAGAAAGATATCGAGACGCTTGGCAACTTCATCGGTAACGACGTATTCATCTAACTCTAAATACAAGGCCACATCATCATCGGCCTTGATAACACCTTCTATCGGGCGATCTACTGGCTTGGTAAATAACTTTTCTAATTTCATACTCATCTCTTTCTACTTCCTTTAGATGGCCCGATCCAGAATATTAAATGCACGGTAGTATTTATCGTCTTGTAGCCTGCCGAATAGCACCAGCGATGCACCGCTCTCCAGCGAGTGCTGGTAGGACCCCGGGAAGAACATCAGAGTCGGTTTCTCCTTGGCTCGCTTTTGCAGGTTGTTCAAAATGTTGTGTGAACGGATGTAGGGGAAGACTTCGCCGACACCAGTGATTAACAGTACTTTGAAATCAGTCGCCTGCATTTTTTCGGCAATGGCCGGGGTGATGACGGTCTCAATATCCAAGACACCCTGTAGCTCTTCTTTTAATTCATCGCGACTCATGGTGGCTTCGTTTTCTAACAGCCACTCCCAATCGCCTTCCTGCTTTAATATTTCGACAACCAAGTCGTAGAGATTTATCTCTAGCACAGGCACAGACCGATCCAGCAGATCATTCTTAAGCTGCCTGAGCATCTGATTGATATCGACCTGAATAGCTGGGTCGTAGGGGCAGATATGAAAAGGCACCTCATTATTCAGGCCTTGATTGGCCAGGAAGCCACCATCAGAGACGACAGCAAGTAGCTTCTCGTAGGCTTGCTGCAAGTTCTTTTTATCGATGCTGTTAAAACTACTGGTCACTTAGCGTTCCACCCCAGGGAAGAGGCTTAGATCTTCCCTATTCTGATTTTGTGAAGAAGAGCTTTGAATCTGTCCCAGCAGCGCCGGACTTATCTGCTGGCGCACTATTTCATCGTGCTCGTTGATCAAGCCGCACTCTCTTAACATTTTAAACAGGACTTGCCTTGCCTTAGCCTTGGTCTGCCTCGATGCTGCATCCAGATTGTCATGCCACTCGGCTTTGGCATTGAAGAAAGCATCGTAATCCTCGTGACTGAGTGCATATCTTGCCGCATCGTACTGATGGCACAGCACTTCAACTGAAAAATCCTTAATCAACTGGTAGCGTCGACAGAGCGCCAACCACAGGACCTGCTTTTGTTCTGTATCAGTTCCATGGGCCAATAGTTCCAACTCTTTGTCACCGAGCTGCTGCAGGCGACGGGAGACTTCGCCATAGAGTTTTTTCAGGGTGCTAGCAGTGCGGGACTGGAATGTATTGTTTTCGAGCACATGCGCTTTTACGAAAGCCCAATCATCCAGCTCACACTTGAGTGCAGCTACATCAATAGCCTCTCTGATCAAAGCAGCTCCAGTGGTAAAACTGAGTGAGTAGTGGTCGTCCGCCATTTAGTGTGGGGTCTCATCCTGTTGATTGTGCTGTTCTTTAATCCAGAGCTCTATCTCAGTTTGCTTAAAACGC
This DNA window, taken from Microbulbifer sp. MKSA007, encodes the following:
- the brxC gene encoding BREX system P-loop protein BrxC, coding for MKLEKLFTKPVDRPIEGVIKADDDVALYLELDEYVVTDEVAKRLDIFLDAYLNYQGANGVWVSGFFGSGKSHLLKMLALLLENSPIEDITPLEIFLEKRPLNEGGMFASDLKRAVAIPSESILFNIDQKADVISKTEMDALIAVFVKVFDEHCGYYGKQAYIAQFERELAGDDQLDAFSKAFEATSGMTWEKGRARAKRMADAVDKAYTEVSGQAVSGILDKYRSDYRLSIEDFAEQVQAYISKQEEGFRLNFFIDEVGQYIAGNTKLMTNLQTVAESLATKCKGQAWVIVTAQEDMSSVLGEVSQKNENDFTKIQARFKNRMKLTSQDVAEVIQRRLLEKKEEFVPNLSELFHSQENNFKTLFDFADGSQTYRNYRDREHFIQSYPFIPYQFTLFQSAIQNLSVHSAFEGKHSSVGERSMLGVFQQVAIAIKGHQLGELATFDLMFEGIRTALKTAIQQSIIKAEKHLDNQFAVRLLKALFLVKYVKEFKPSVRNLCVLMHDSFERDIPSLKLEIEEALNLLEKETYIQRNGELYEYLTDEEQDIEQEIKNTEVDNSVVTSELEKLIYDGVLKTRKIRWDENNQDYNFSRKLDDNLSGREHELAINVISPFHDLSDQLEKHKTDTVYAHEVRIVMADNERLVKDLILYKQTEKYAEHATRTTQQDSIKRIIAEKRSYNAVRLDNLRTLICKLIGTAKYYVAGHDLELGGEDGQGKMIRAFGELIKHTYPNLKMLRDHSYSENNIADILTQAEQGLFGDETQLPEAQQEMLSFIQSNNRGGIRTTVKSLLEKFESKPYGWSFAAVLCTLAHLCGRAKVEIRESTNLLDDAELARALKNTASHGSLILDPQVEFSQSQIRKVKEFYNDYFDKVAHATEVKALAKEVQEGFVAQANTLGKCLAQSEQYPFVRALSPILAELEGLKDKPYTWFMSELTSDEDKWFDFKEKTIDPILKFMRGPQKVSFDEAKQLLAAQKDNLEYVEGDDHQQIADALVSPDIYKGAAIQKLKGHVENLDRALNVLLIKEREVAIGSIESLKDKLTGFNEYKALEQDKQNQLVSRFDSAIAKLNDRDRIDKLRVQVSDFEEQDYSKLVQQLMTWSQPTLQPKTELAKATPSTAKQPVPAGDDGEEPTVDPFGVEEPSVTPWPPQAIAARNVKVDFHKPWLASEQDVELYLEEYKKALLAAINDGKQIQL
- a CDS encoding DUF1788 domain-containing protein; amino-acid sequence: MTSSFNSIDKKNLQQAYEKLLAVVSDGGFLANQGLNNEVPFHICPYDPAIQVDINQMLRQLKNDLLDRSVPVLEINLYDLVVEILKQEGDWEWLLENEATMSRDELKEELQGVLDIETVITPAIAEKMQATDFKVLLITGVGEVFPYIRSHNILNNLQKRAKEKPTLMFFPGSYQHSLESGASLVLFGRLQDDKYYRAFNILDRAI
- a CDS encoding DUF1819 family protein, producing MADDHYSLSFTTGAALIREAIDVAALKCELDDWAFVKAHVLENNTFQSRTASTLKKLYGEVSRRLQQLGDKELELLAHGTDTEQKQVLWLALCRRYQLIKDFSVEVLCHQYDAARYALSHEDYDAFFNAKAEWHDNLDAASRQTKAKARQVLFKMLRECGLINEHDEIVRQQISPALLGQIQSSSSQNQNREDLSLFPGVER